One window of Alteromonas sp. LMIT006 genomic DNA carries:
- a CDS encoding PilX N-terminal domain-containing pilus assembly protein codes for MKQQRGMVLIFALVVLLALTLLGLAALGSSTLQQKMAVNSQQQALLFNAAEAALAGVMFESEDEQLLADDTLLDPISEARQGDSLDPTSQAFSCFIDQGFPSRTVTSSGFSPGTKHQLSGTQDSQNRLQSWSRTAFVREQACRGSSNVIGGSHIRCHVFIVRGCGQLIGSDYAVANMMTVTVFAPVSQ; via the coding sequence ATGAAACAGCAACGCGGTATGGTGTTGATTTTTGCTTTGGTGGTGTTACTGGCGCTAACGCTCTTGGGCCTTGCGGCACTTGGGAGCAGTACTCTACAACAAAAAATGGCGGTCAATTCACAACAGCAAGCGTTGCTATTTAATGCCGCTGAGGCAGCACTTGCCGGAGTAATGTTTGAATCGGAAGACGAACAATTATTAGCAGATGATACGTTATTAGATCCCATCAGTGAGGCACGACAAGGGGATAGTTTGGATCCTACTTCGCAAGCTTTTAGCTGTTTTATTGACCAAGGATTTCCTAGCCGCACGGTAACCAGTTCAGGGTTTAGCCCAGGGACAAAGCATCAACTGAGCGGCACACAGGATTCGCAAAATCGCTTGCAGAGTTGGTCACGTACCGCGTTTGTTCGAGAACAAGCCTGTCGTGGTTCATCTAATGTCATTGGGGGGAGTCATATTCGTTGCCATGTTTTCATAGTACGTGGATGCGGTCAGTTAATTGGTAGCGATTATGCTGTCGCGAATATGATGACAGTTACGGTCTTTGCACCAGTTTCACAATAG
- a CDS encoding PilC/PilY family type IV pilus protein codes for MTCAGLLSVAVSLSSWASDLDIYLGSGNDTVTYKPNVLFIIDTSGSMSNQDGTGKTRLFRVQQALNEALSGATNINAGLMRFSNKGGPILYPVTDIDRFVPPQLIDTVQSGADDATFINGEMQISTHQLQIALGTQTVTTGLRFLELNIPQGAQITKASLRFASAFINSEPVEIKIYGELNGDAQNYAVGAAVHERAKTTHFVEWNSDNIFSFSGEYISTPDITSVIQEVVNQSSWCGRNNIGLIIVAKGLNAGVSRAAYAFEQDNGLAPQLVVEYDDTTATGCVAGTMTYQITGQGENAEERGNGHQATGSELTFQNTSNEYIPSPTSYLSPVTDLQCQTNNHIVLLSDGEANNNHSVSKIQSLLGKTCQSSSGEPCGFDLVQELSQTNTSPINARVITHTIGFAANATANNFLNQLALKGGGGFYQTDNSEELVDVFQQILRTVKDVNATFVSPGVAVNQLNRLTHRDELYFALFNPSEGTLWPGNLKQYKIQGDTILDQNNANAVDGSTGFFSEYAHSFWSTLADGNAVGEGGAASKLGLSRNIYTFSTPGNIVAPENQLHEDNTSINTTDLALGALPEPDTLRTQVLKWARGVDVRDYDGDGNVTEVRRQMGAPIHSQPVIVDYGTDDSAILVATNHGFLHSFDATTGAENFAIIPRELLSNLYDFYQDGSSFNHIYGLDGSLVLRRGGDKTYLYVGMRRGGQNYYAFDISEKDNPKLVFKIKGGEGDFTQLGQTWSPPTLTKIKISDTIRDVMIIGGGYDDSQDDKLLRAPDSQGNAIYIVDANTGAKILTISQSASDLNEASMLYAIPGRISSIDRDSDGLVDHLYAADMGGQLFRFDIYNGETGANLIKGQRVADLGGDDEMNHRRFVYGPDVTEVIGQGKPYFAIAIGSGHRADPLGQTIDDRFYMLRDEGVFKRDEYGRFRFFDSVLSESDLYDATEHLLNSNDNLVLEHAISELNSKNGWRFSLTRNGEKVLSSPLLLDYQILFTTFTPSAGSDSLCAPPTGHSRAYLIDLFTANAVTDLDSGETIDVYDRSAQLSQTGIASDPKMLIENIVTPVICIGAECESAVFEYDNDGNEIACQSEFACLVRNIYGRFKRVQQQSWRTDIERQ; via the coding sequence ATGACATGTGCTGGTCTATTAAGTGTCGCTGTTAGCCTATCGAGCTGGGCAAGCGATCTAGATATCTATCTTGGTTCTGGCAACGATACGGTAACTTATAAGCCCAATGTACTTTTTATCATAGATACATCTGGCTCTATGTCAAACCAAGATGGAACAGGTAAAACGCGATTGTTTCGAGTGCAACAGGCGCTCAATGAAGCACTCTCTGGTGCAACAAATATCAATGCGGGATTGATGCGTTTTTCCAATAAAGGTGGTCCGATTCTCTATCCAGTGACTGATATCGACCGTTTTGTGCCACCTCAGTTGATTGATACAGTTCAATCTGGGGCAGATGATGCCACATTTATCAATGGTGAGATGCAAATTTCGACCCATCAATTGCAAATTGCACTCGGTACACAAACGGTTACGACAGGCCTGCGTTTTCTAGAGTTGAACATTCCACAAGGCGCACAGATCACCAAAGCGTCGTTGCGTTTTGCATCCGCTTTTATCAACAGTGAACCAGTAGAAATCAAGATCTATGGCGAATTGAATGGTGATGCTCAAAATTATGCCGTAGGAGCCGCGGTGCATGAACGGGCTAAAACCACTCACTTCGTGGAATGGAACAGCGATAATATCTTTTCTTTTTCTGGAGAATATATCAGTACACCAGATATCACGAGTGTGATCCAAGAAGTCGTCAATCAATCCTCATGGTGTGGACGCAACAATATCGGATTGATTATTGTCGCCAAGGGTCTGAATGCCGGTGTTTCACGAGCCGCCTACGCTTTTGAGCAGGACAATGGACTGGCGCCTCAGTTAGTCGTTGAGTATGATGATACAACTGCTACAGGCTGTGTGGCAGGAACGATGACCTACCAAATAACAGGTCAAGGCGAAAATGCAGAAGAACGTGGTAATGGACATCAAGCCACTGGTAGCGAACTCACCTTCCAAAATACTTCGAATGAATACATCCCGAGTCCTACGAGCTACCTTTCCCCTGTGACCGACCTGCAGTGTCAAACCAATAATCACATCGTCTTGCTCTCTGATGGTGAAGCGAATAACAATCATAGTGTAAGCAAAATTCAATCATTGCTTGGCAAAACGTGTCAGTCTAGTAGTGGTGAACCTTGTGGTTTCGATTTGGTGCAAGAGCTTTCTCAGACCAATACTTCACCTATCAATGCAAGAGTGATCACTCATACTATTGGCTTTGCGGCTAATGCAACCGCCAATAATTTTCTCAATCAACTGGCACTCAAAGGTGGCGGTGGTTTTTATCAAACTGATAACTCGGAAGAGTTGGTTGATGTATTTCAACAAATTTTGCGCACTGTCAAAGATGTCAATGCAACATTTGTATCACCAGGCGTTGCAGTGAACCAACTCAATCGCTTAACTCATCGCGATGAATTGTATTTTGCTCTGTTTAATCCTTCTGAGGGCACATTATGGCCAGGCAATCTCAAGCAATATAAAATTCAAGGAGATACTATTTTGGATCAAAACAATGCCAATGCGGTTGATGGTTCAACCGGGTTCTTTTCTGAATATGCGCATTCATTTTGGTCCACGCTAGCCGATGGGAATGCTGTAGGCGAAGGAGGTGCTGCAAGTAAGCTTGGGCTTTCTCGGAACATTTACACGTTTTCGACACCCGGTAATATAGTGGCACCTGAGAATCAACTCCACGAAGACAATACGAGCATCAACACTACGGATTTAGCTCTCGGAGCATTACCTGAACCGGACACTTTGCGCACTCAAGTCTTAAAATGGGCTCGAGGGGTGGATGTACGTGATTACGATGGTGATGGTAATGTCACTGAAGTGCGTAGACAAATGGGTGCCCCGATTCATTCACAACCTGTGATTGTCGATTATGGCACAGATGATAGTGCGATCTTGGTGGCGACCAATCACGGGTTTTTGCATTCATTTGATGCGACCACTGGAGCAGAAAATTTTGCGATCATCCCACGTGAATTACTGAGTAATTTGTATGACTTTTATCAGGATGGTTCAAGCTTTAACCATATTTATGGCTTAGATGGTTCGTTGGTCTTGCGCAGGGGTGGGGATAAAACGTATCTGTATGTTGGGATGCGGCGCGGTGGACAAAACTACTACGCGTTTGACATCAGTGAGAAAGACAACCCCAAACTAGTATTTAAAATAAAAGGCGGGGAGGGGGATTTTACTCAACTTGGTCAAACCTGGTCACCGCCCACATTAACCAAAATCAAGATTAGCGATACGATCCGAGATGTGATGATTATCGGTGGAGGCTACGACGATAGCCAAGACGATAAGTTGTTGCGAGCACCGGATAGCCAGGGTAATGCAATATACATTGTAGATGCTAACACTGGAGCTAAGATACTTACGATCAGTCAATCCGCTTCAGACCTAAATGAGGCATCAATGTTGTATGCCATACCAGGTCGTATATCGAGTATCGATCGCGATAGCGATGGCTTAGTCGATCACCTATATGCAGCCGATATGGGTGGGCAGCTATTCCGTTTCGATATCTACAACGGTGAGACTGGTGCGAATTTGATAAAAGGTCAGCGCGTTGCGGATTTGGGTGGTGATGACGAAATGAACCATCGTCGTTTTGTTTATGGCCCTGATGTAACAGAAGTCATAGGACAAGGAAAACCGTATTTCGCCATTGCGATTGGTTCAGGTCATCGTGCCGATCCACTTGGCCAGACAATCGATGATAGATTTTATATGCTTAGAGATGAGGGCGTTTTTAAGCGAGACGAATATGGTCGTTTTCGTTTCTTTGACTCAGTGTTAAGCGAATCAGATTTGTATGACGCAACCGAACATTTATTAAACTCTAACGACAACTTAGTTCTAGAACACGCGATAAGTGAGCTAAACAGCAAAAACGGCTGGCGCTTTTCGCTCACTCGAAACGGTGAAAAAGTTTTATCCTCGCCATTATTACTGGATTATCAAATACTTTTTACCACTTTCACTCCCTCAGCCGGAAGCGATAGTCTATGTGCACCGCCAACGGGTCATTCCAGAGCTTATTTAATCGATCTCTTTACAGCCAATGCGGTTACGGATTTAGACAGTGGCGAAACTATTGATGTGTATGATCGCTCGGCACAGTTGAGTCAAACTGGGATTGCATCAGATCCCAAAATGTTGATTGAAAATATTGTGACCCCTGTAATCTGTATAGGGGCAGAGTGCGAGTCAGCTGTGTTTGAATATGATAATGACGGCAATGAAATTGCATGCCAAAGCGAGTTTGCCTGCTTAGTTCGCAATATTTATGGCCGCTTTAAACGTGTACAACAACAGTCTTGGCGCACTGATATCGAACGTCAGTAA
- a CDS encoding type IV pilin protein: MSSLKVTGFSLIELMIVIAIIGIIATVGFPNYQTFTQNAGRVAAQADLMSLAAALERHRASQFNYAKAASGSADTGPPAIFHAYSPSNEASENKLYDLTINSVGSQGQTYMLKATPVSSAANANTGALYYFSDGRQAWDQNNDGVIAGNEYCWQCD; this comes from the coding sequence ATGAGTAGCTTAAAAGTCACTGGGTTTAGCCTGATTGAATTGATGATTGTGATTGCCATTATTGGGATCATTGCCACAGTGGGTTTTCCTAATTACCAAACTTTCACTCAAAACGCGGGTCGTGTGGCAGCTCAAGCTGATTTGATGTCTTTGGCAGCAGCCTTAGAGCGTCACCGTGCCAGTCAGTTTAATTATGCAAAGGCTGCGAGCGGTTCTGCGGATACTGGGCCACCTGCCATTTTTCATGCATATTCACCCAGTAACGAAGCTTCGGAGAATAAACTCTACGACTTGACTATTAACAGTGTTGGCAGCCAAGGACAAACTTATATGCTCAAAGCGACACCTGTAAGTTCTGCAGCGAATGCAAATACTGGTGCGTTGTATTATTTTTCAGACGGTCGGCAGGCTTGGGATCAAAATAATGATGGCGTCATTGCTGGGAATGAATATTGTTGGCAGTGTGATTAA
- a CDS encoding GspH/FimT family pseudopilin — MKRQRGLTLIEIMITISILTIAITLVVPGTQSLLLQQRIIASFNATSASLQFAKSHAITQMTDVSICPTLDYTGCVADWGQAKMIFVDTNGNNQRDATEILLQTLSIVPFGVTLTSSSDVVRFYMSGLSASPSTVLFCDQSEDNQYARAIFISLQGRISTSLDSDNDGIHETNSGVNLSCSD; from the coding sequence ATGAAACGTCAACGTGGCCTAACACTTATCGAAATCATGATCACTATCAGCATACTCACTATTGCAATTACTCTTGTCGTGCCAGGCACGCAAAGTTTGTTGTTACAGCAACGCATTATTGCTTCGTTTAATGCGACAAGTGCCTCTTTACAGTTTGCCAAAAGTCATGCAATCACTCAGATGACGGATGTGAGTATTTGTCCTACGTTAGATTATACTGGCTGTGTAGCAGATTGGGGGCAAGCCAAGATGATCTTTGTCGACACCAATGGTAACAATCAAAGGGATGCGACAGAAATATTGTTGCAAACACTTTCTATCGTGCCTTTTGGCGTTACACTAACAAGCTCAAGTGATGTCGTAAGGTTTTATATGAGTGGCTTAAGCGCATCACCAAGTACCGTATTGTTTTGCGATCAATCTGAGGATAATCAATATGCTCGAGCCATATTTATTTCTTTGCAAGGACGGATTTCTACAAGCCTAGATAGCGATAATGACGGCATTCATGAAACCAATTCGGGTGTGAATTTGAGCTGTTCTGACTAA
- the nadE gene encoding ammonia-dependent NAD(+) synthetase, with product MIASEIIAEMRVLPQIDPDFEVKRRVSFIKQQLLASPCKHLVLGISGGIDSCTLGRLAQLAVDELNAEQPEQSFAFVAVRLPYDTQADEADAQDSIAFIQPTHQVAVNIQAGVEGIHNATSQALNDVNLLPDSATKIDFVKGNVKARTRMVVQYEIAGMLNGLVLGTDHSAENITGFYTKYGDGACDLAPLFGLNKRQVRQIAAYLGAPEQVIHKAPTADLESLNPQLADEQALGLSYNQIDDFLEGRKVEPEVADRLIAIYQNTQHKRVPIPTIYDE from the coding sequence ATGATCGCCAGCGAAATTATCGCAGAAATGCGTGTTCTTCCCCAAATTGATCCTGACTTTGAAGTCAAACGCCGTGTATCATTTATCAAACAACAACTTCTTGCATCACCATGTAAGCATTTGGTGTTAGGGATCAGCGGTGGAATTGATTCATGTACTTTAGGGCGGTTGGCGCAACTTGCCGTAGATGAACTTAACGCAGAACAACCTGAACAATCCTTTGCTTTTGTAGCGGTCCGCTTACCTTATGATACGCAAGCAGACGAAGCGGACGCGCAGGACAGCATCGCCTTCATTCAGCCTACGCATCAAGTAGCAGTGAATATCCAAGCGGGTGTTGAAGGGATACATAATGCAACCTCTCAGGCACTGAACGATGTCAATTTGTTGCCCGATTCGGCGACCAAAATAGATTTTGTCAAAGGAAATGTTAAAGCTCGTACTCGAATGGTTGTGCAATACGAAATTGCTGGTATGCTTAACGGATTAGTCCTAGGTACTGATCACAGCGCAGAAAATATTACGGGTTTTTATACCAAATACGGCGATGGAGCTTGTGATTTGGCACCGCTGTTTGGCTTGAACAAACGTCAAGTTCGTCAAATCGCTGCATACTTAGGTGCCCCGGAACAGGTTATTCACAAAGCGCCTACAGCTGATTTAGAATCGCTTAACCCACAGTTGGCAGACGAGCAAGCACTTGGCCTCAGTTATAATCAAATTGATGATTTCCTAGAGGGGCGTAAAGTTGAGCCTGAAGTGGCAGACAGACTGATTGCGATTTATCAAAATACACAACACAAACGGGTACCTATCCCGACTATCTATGATGAGTGA
- a CDS encoding P-II family nitrogen regulator, whose translation MKKIEAIIKPFKMDDVREALADVGINGMTVSEVKGFGRQKGHTELYRGAEYQVDFLPKMKIEIVVTDDAADRAIEAIVSSAQTGKIGDGKIFVYNVEQAIRIRTGEQNDEAV comes from the coding sequence ATGAAAAAAATTGAAGCTATCATCAAACCTTTCAAAATGGATGACGTACGTGAAGCGCTAGCTGATGTTGGCATTAACGGCATGACCGTCAGTGAAGTGAAAGGCTTTGGACGTCAAAAAGGACATACTGAATTGTACCGCGGGGCAGAATATCAGGTGGATTTTTTGCCTAAAATGAAAATCGAAATTGTCGTGACTGACGATGCTGCAGATCGTGCCATTGAGGCTATCGTGTCATCTGCACAAACAGGCAAAATCGGAGATGGTAAAATCTTTGTCTATAACGTTGAACAAGCCATTCGCATTCGCACCGGTGAGCAAAACGACGAAGCGGTTTAA
- a CDS encoding peptidylprolyl isomerase, which produces MIIAPNTVVTMHYSVATQDGTEIDSSRNGNAEPMVHLQGSQYLIKGLEDALEGKVKGDTFAVDVEPADAYGERHEQLVQTVPKELFGDNEIEVGTTFRAQTDEGEQTVMVIDVNEGEVVVDGNHPLAGVSLVFNVEVLDVRAATEEEIAHGHAHGAGGCGHSH; this is translated from the coding sequence ATGATTATTGCCCCCAATACCGTTGTCACCATGCATTATTCCGTCGCGACACAAGACGGCACCGAAATCGATTCATCACGCAATGGCAATGCCGAACCTATGGTGCATTTGCAAGGTAGTCAGTATCTCATCAAAGGCTTAGAAGATGCTCTTGAAGGTAAGGTAAAAGGCGACACGTTTGCCGTTGATGTTGAGCCAGCAGATGCTTATGGAGAACGTCATGAGCAACTGGTACAAACGGTGCCTAAAGAACTATTTGGGGACAATGAGATCGAAGTGGGTACGACCTTTCGTGCGCAAACCGACGAAGGTGAGCAAACTGTCATGGTCATTGATGTCAATGAAGGAGAGGTCGTTGTCGATGGTAACCATCCTTTAGCTGGTGTGAGTTTGGTCTTCAATGTTGAAGTGCTTGACGTGCGCGCCGCCACAGAGGAAGAAATTGCTCATGGCCACGCTCATGGCGCAGGTGGTTGTGGTCACAGCCACTAA
- a CDS encoding folate-binding protein YgfZ yields the protein MPCTHSQLEQTWSGAVQGYSVIQISGEERVKYLHGQVTCNVAALPDAHACLGAHCDFKGKTWAVFVLAKLEDKLLLIAPSSAALASMAELKKYAVFSKVEIEDVSSQWECAAIKQSETALDAWQVSERTSDISITLPENLTLSLIQQPATNDVTSLFNATLIQQGIAFVADDTINEYVPQMFNMQCITNAIDFKKGCYMGQEVVARTKYLGKNKRAGFIISSTQSIALNQGAILEYAIGENWRRAGAVLNHSQLSDATFAMAVLPNDLAHDTVLRLKDEPDVTFSIEALPYALEE from the coding sequence ATGCCATGCACTCACTCTCAACTCGAACAAACCTGGTCTGGCGCAGTCCAAGGTTATAGTGTCATTCAAATCAGCGGAGAGGAGCGCGTCAAGTATTTACATGGCCAAGTCACTTGTAACGTGGCAGCGTTACCCGATGCACACGCCTGTTTAGGTGCCCATTGTGATTTTAAAGGCAAAACATGGGCCGTCTTCGTCCTCGCGAAATTAGAGGATAAGCTATTACTCATTGCACCATCTAGTGCAGCGCTCGCCTCAATGGCGGAGCTCAAAAAATACGCTGTCTTTTCAAAAGTAGAAATAGAAGACGTTTCATCTCAATGGGAGTGTGCCGCCATCAAACAATCTGAAACGGCTCTGGATGCTTGGCAGGTATCTGAACGTACCTCAGATATTTCTATCACTCTACCAGAGAATCTGACCCTTTCTCTCATTCAGCAACCCGCCACAAATGACGTAACGTCTTTATTTAATGCGACGCTCATACAACAAGGGATCGCGTTTGTTGCTGATGACACAATCAACGAATACGTGCCACAAATGTTCAATATGCAATGCATCACCAACGCAATTGACTTCAAAAAAGGCTGCTATATGGGGCAGGAAGTCGTAGCTCGAACCAAGTATCTTGGCAAAAATAAACGCGCTGGTTTTATCATCTCTAGTACCCAGTCTATCGCATTAAACCAAGGAGCTATATTGGAGTATGCTATTGGTGAAAACTGGCGCCGAGCGGGCGCAGTGTTGAATCACAGCCAGCTGTCTGATGCGACGTTTGCCATGGCAGTTTTGCCAAATGACCTAGCTCATGATACTGTGCTACGCTTGAAAGACGAACCTGATGTAACGTTTTCTATCGAAGCGTTGCCTTATGCACTCGAAGAATAA
- a CDS encoding succinate dehydrogenase assembly factor 2, whose protein sequence is MFTEKRLNRLKWACRRGMLELDVLFLPFVEQGFPDLDDEGKLVFERLLTCDDPDLFAWFMGHQTCEDKELAGMVDHILARVKV, encoded by the coding sequence ATGTTTACTGAAAAAAGACTCAACCGACTCAAATGGGCTTGTCGTCGTGGCATGTTGGAACTCGATGTATTGTTTTTACCATTTGTAGAGCAGGGTTTTCCCGATCTAGATGACGAAGGCAAACTCGTTTTTGAACGTTTGCTTACTTGTGATGATCCAGATTTGTTTGCTTGGTTTATGGGCCATCAGACATGTGAAGACAAAGAACTTGCTGGTATGGTTGATCACATCCTAGCACGGGTTAAAGTTTAA